The nucleotide sequence CGAAGTCCTTACAGTCATCCGTCGTGTTCGCGTCTTCAAGCAAGGCAAGCAACCCCTTCTCGACGACGGCGCGTTGCTCCGGATTCGTCAAGGAATTGCGCACCAGGTCTTCGACCTTGCACAAGGGTTCCCGGGTCTGACCAAATGCATACGAGCCAATCGCCTTGATGGTGTCGTCAATCGAGGCATCTTGCGCGGACACCAGTGGCGCAACGAAGCCCAGGGCCAGCAAGCCCGCCAGGAGCAGTAGTGTTTTATGGTTCCACATGCGACCGTTCATGGTTCACATCCTTCTTCGTTACAGACTTAGACAACCCGCCACGGCGCGCGCAGCGAGGGCATGATTCTCCGGTTAGCTTCTTCGTCGCCAATGAACTGCTCTTTGTCGGGATCCCACCGCAACTTGCGGCCTAACTTCATGGCGATGTTGGCGAGGTGACACATGGAGCCGGTCCGATGACCCACCTCTGGCGGGGCAAACGTCGTCCCTCTCAACTTCACGTTGTTCAGGAAGTCACGGTGATGTCCCGGGCTCCGGCCCAAATGCTCTTCATTGGGACCGATGATCTCTTTGAGCAACGCCGGCGAACTGGCACTGAGGTTGCCGCCGTGGATGAAAATGAAAATCCATCCGTCGGTCCCCTCGAATTTGATGCCGCGCGTGCCAGAGCTTTCACAGATCATCCGCACGCCGTTCGCATACTCAAATTCAAAGTGATAGCCCATGGCCGTATTGAAAAGTCCATCGCGCGGGAAATCGCCCGTACCTTCAACGGAGATCGGCCCGGTATGATCGGTCTTGTTGCCGAGTTGTCCAAGGTCGATGATATGCGCGCCGCGGTCGGTCACTTCACCGCCGGAATAATCGAGGATGTAACGGAAGTAGAAGTGGCATCGCTTCTCCGTGTAAGGAGCGCACGGAGCAGGCCCAAGCCACATGTCGTAGTCAAGCTCTTCCGGAACCGGCATCACTGGTTGCGGACCAATTGGCGCGTGATTGTCGATAGGCAGGTTACAGCGAATGGTGTGCAGCTTGCCGATACGGCCGTTACGCACCAGTTCGCACGCGTAACGCGCGTTATCGCGCGAGCGCTCGTGGCTACCGGTCTGAAACACGCGGCCATACTGCGCAACCGCATTGCACACCGCGCGTCCCTCGCCAATCGAATTGGCGAGCGGCTTCTCGCAGTACATGTCCTTCCCTGCTTTCGCGGCCGCGACGGCTACGATGGGATGCCAGAAATCCGGCGTGCAGATCGTGACAGCGTCGATGTCTTCGCGAGCCAATAGTTCGCGGAAATCACCGTATTCGTCGCAGCCTTTGTACGAGCCATCCGCTTTCTGAGCGGCATATGTCTGCTCGACTTTTTCCTTGGCTCCGGCACGATGCTTGGTGTCAACGTCGCAGACGGCGACCACTTGCGCATCAGGCTGCCCGAGAAATGCCGTCATGTTGTACGTGCCCTGACCGCCAACGCCAATGCACCCCATGACAATTCGATTGCTCGGAGCAACCGTGCCGTTGAGGCCCAACGCCGATGCAGGCACGATGTACGGAAATCCCACAGCGCCTGCCGCCACCGCGGCGCTACGTCCCAGAAACTGACGCCGGGATAGCCCTTTGCCCCTCACGTCTTCTCTCCCCTTCTTACGTTCCATATCCAACTCCTCTGTGGACGGCACGGCCGCCCGGCCGGGTTTAGTTGCTGACGGACTCAAACTCGCCACGGCGCCCGCGCCGCGCGAGACAACATACGATTGGCATCTTCGTCGTCGGGGAACCGCTCTGTGTCCGGGTCCCACTTCAGCGAACGGCCTAGCAACAACGATATCGATGCGATGTGACAAATGGAGGCCGAACGATGGGCAATCTCAATGGGGGCCGCTGTCTCGCCGCGCGTCTTGACGCATTCGATGAAGTTCCTGGGATGATCGTCGCTTGTATACAGACGAATCTCATCCGGCTTGATCTGCGATTTCGAGATTGACTCGGGATTGGACCGGATAAAGTCGCTTTCCACGTACAGTTCACCCTCGGTCCCTTCGAACCGCATCCCCCACTTCGTGGTATCCGCGGTTGCCGTGGAGACCATCTTCACGCCGTTCTTATAGGTGAACGTGATTTCGTGTTCGATGGGAGCGTCGTACAGGCCCGTGCGAGGAAACTTTCCCGTCGCTTCAATAGATATGGGGCCCGTCAAATCCGTGCCATTGCCCCATTGGCCGATATCGTAGTAATGAGCGCCCCAGTCGGAGATGTACCCTTCCGAATAGTCCATGATCCAACGGAAGTTGAAATGGCACCGTCCCGGTGCATACGGAGCCCACGGAGCCGGGCCCAGCCACAGATCGTAGTCGAGTCCTTCAGGAACAGGCTGGAGCTTCTCCAAATCTTCCTGCTTACCACCTTGGATCATATAACCAATGGGCAAACCGATGTGGATTACTTTCA is from Candidatus Hydrogenedentota bacterium and encodes:
- a CDS encoding Gfo/Idh/MocA family oxidoreductase; its protein translation is MERKKGREDVRGKGLSRRQFLGRSAAVAAGAVGFPYIVPASALGLNGTVAPSNRIVMGCIGVGGQGTYNMTAFLGQPDAQVVAVCDVDTKHRAGAKEKVEQTYAAQKADGSYKGCDEYGDFRELLAREDIDAVTICTPDFWHPIVAVAAAKAGKDMYCEKPLANSIGEGRAVCNAVAQYGRVFQTGSHERSRDNARYACELVRNGRIGKLHTIRCNLPIDNHAPIGPQPVMPVPEELDYDMWLGPAPCAPYTEKRCHFYFRYILDYSGGEVTDRGAHIIDLGQLGNKTDHTGPISVEGTGDFPRDGLFNTAMGYHFEFEYANGVRMICESSGTRGIKFEGTDGWIFIFIHGGNLSASSPALLKEIIGPNEEHLGRSPGHHRDFLNNVKLRGTTFAPPEVGHRTGSMCHLANIAMKLGRKLRWDPDKEQFIGDEEANRRIMPSLRAPWRVV
- a CDS encoding Gfo/Idh/MocA family oxidoreductase yields the protein MKQSKSDLSKVRMGRRTFLRRSVAGAAAITGFPMIVPASAVGAGTEVPPSERITMGCIGLGGRGGSNMSAFLGLPDVQVVAVCDVDKAHREAACQGVNARYKNEDCKSYNDFREIIYRDDIDTVCISTPDHWHAVMVNMAARAGKDIFCEKPISLTVADGQNMCRVVREYGRVLQTGTWRRSRPMCRLACEMIRNGRIGELKVIHIGLPIGYMIQGGKQEDLEKLQPVPEGLDYDLWLGPAPWAPYAPGRCHFNFRWIMDYSEGYISDWGAHYYDIGQWGNGTDLTGPISIEATGKFPRTGLYDAPIEHEITFTYKNGVKMVSTATADTTKWGMRFEGTEGELYVESDFIRSNPESISKSQIKPDEIRLYTSDDHPRNFIECVKTRGETAAPIEIAHRSASICHIASISLLLGRSLKWDPDTERFPDDEDANRMLSRAARAPWRV